The region TGTACAGAGGGTACGATTTCTTGCACGCCTGTTACGACACAATCAGGTTAAGTTGAGTTCTATAAAAGATTGTCGCCAACATGGACGCATTTCCCTGTTTCGCCCAGAGCTGGCCTCCCCAAAGGCGCACGGGGATGTGTGATGCATCCGCTGAAGAACAAGCGAGCCCCTAAGCCCGCAGAGAGCTTTGAAGACTTGCGCCGGGAAGCATTCAGCATGCTCGGCTACCTGGGACCTCACCTCGCACATGACCCCATCCTCTTCGCCAAGATCGTACGTCTTGGCAAGGCATTCATGAAAGAGGTACACGATTGCATTGCTACATGTTCACCCGCGCACTCATGCGTTATCTTGATATAGGCTATCAATTGCATGTCCTTTATTTCACAGTACCTGTGCAGCGAGGGCTTGGAGAGCAAAGACAAAATGGTTTGTTTGAAAATTACCATCTAAGTGCTGTGTCTTAGTACATACCGTATGTTTCAAGTGTAAATTAATTGACACTGATGCTCACTGTTCATTGGTCCCAGGAAACACTATTGAGTTGTTTCCTAAGCGTTGCAGACCAGGTGCTACTCCCGTCCCTCTCGCTGATGGAGTGCAATGCGTGCATGTCTGAGGAGCTGTGGGGTTTCTTCAAGCTCTTTCCCTACCATCACAGGTGAGACACAGGCACGCATAGATCAGTCGGTACATTTGTTATGCGAGTGAGGCGTCGTAAACCCCCTGGCAGTTCTCCAGGATGGTGTTTACTGGCCATCAAGGAAATAGAAGCTGTGCTTCCAAGTGTATCCACCACTGTGTCAAGAATGACAAAGAAAGCCTTCGATGTAAATTGACTAGAATACAAGTTGAGTGTGGTTCCCAGCGAAATTGGCCACGTCAATTTACTCTTCCGTGGCAGCTTTAAAATGGTTATGTTACTGTGTGAGTGCATGTGCGTTTTTGTCTCTCAGACAGAAGAAGACACATTTGTTATACTGTTATACGTTTGATAAATTTCACTTTgatcaaatccattttttttttgctctaggTACCGCCTGTACGGACAATGGAAAAATGAAACATATTCTAGCCACCCACTGTTGGTAAAAGTCAAAGCTCACACTGTGGAAGGAGCTCGATATATTATGAAGTAAGTTCCATTTTGAATGGAGCACGAGTGAAACGCTATCATTTCCTGCACTTATGTATATCTATTTTTTCTTGTAATAACGTGCATCCatattttgtggatgacatgatgATAAATAGTGCAACTCTGCCATCCTTAATAGTGGTGAAGTCTTCAGGAATGTTTTAATTTCTCTTTTGCGGTTTCATGTGATTTTCTTTCTCTAGGCGCTTGACCAAAGAGAATGTGAAACAATCTGGAAGGCAGATTGGAAAACTAAGCCACAGCAACCCCACCATCCTGTTTGATTATGTaagtgtactgtacatacagatCATAAAAAGAATATGCTCTAGTAGATTTGCCTTTCTTGGGTATTTCTAGCAATTCAGTGGTGCCCTGACATTGGTTCTTTTATCAGATGCTGTCACAGATCCAGTGGTACGATAACCTCATTGGTCCGGTGGTGGATTCCTTGAAATACCTCACATCCCTCAACTATGATGTCTTGGCCTGTATCCTACCGCTGTCCTCTCGGCCGGGCGTGGCTGTCTTTGTGATTTCGATAGGAGGGTATGCCTATCAAGGGCTGTTGTCTACAGTTTATCTCGGCTGCTGCTCTTAACCAATATGTTCAGATTGCATTATTGAAGCTCTGGCCAATCCTGAGAAGGAGAAGATGAAGCATGACGACACCACAATCTCATCATGGCTACAAAGTATGGGTCTTGATGTGAAACTGCATTCTCTCTCCGTACATCAGTTAATTGGTACAAAGCCGTCTTAAAGTGTATTGAGTGCCTAACGCTCCTGTTCCTTCTGTCAAACAAGGCCTGGCAAGTCTATGTGGAGCTGTGTTCAGAAAATATCCAATTGAATTGGCTGGGCTCCTTCAGTATGTCACCAATCAATtaaaagcaggaaaaaggtCAGTTGAATAGAAGTACCTTACCCTTCATATTACTTTGCCTTTACTGCCGTTAAAAGTTCCTTCCCGGGTGTTGCATCAAACGTGTTCCATGATTTGCACGTTTGCTGACATTTTATTAATAGATTTGAATCGGTGTTATTAGCAACGACATGGAATCCAAActttttgctgttgctgttgcatTTTTCCTACATCGAGTGTTTCTTTGTGCAGTTTTGACCTGCTGATCCTAAAGgaagtggtgcagaaaatggctGGCATTGAGGTCACAGATGAAATGACTAAAGAGCAACTTGAAGCAATGACAGGAGGAGAACAACTCAAAGCTGAGGTATTGACTAATTGGTGTTTGGCGGCTTCGATTTATCCAGTGTATTGCTTTGCGTCGTACTTGTTAATGTTTGTCGTAACATCTGCGCTCTACCCCGCAGGGTGGTTACTTTGGTCAAATaaggaacacaaaaaaatcttcacaaCGTCTTAAGGATGCTCTCCTTGATCATGAACTGGCCCTGCCGCTTTGTGTACTCATGGTCCAGCAAAGAAATGGTGTGGTTTTCCTCGAAAGTGGAGACAAAGATCTCAAACTAGTTGGCCACCTGTATGACCAGGTCTGTCTCTACCTAATGTCTTGCTTTTGATGGTCTAATACTCACATTAGGATTTTGGATTAGATTCTTCTTTTGCTcccgtgaattttttttttatcaattaaGAACTTATTAAACTAAAGATTTGTGTGAACAAGCTTGTAGTGACATCAAAGGAGAGAATTTCTGCACGCACACGCAGGATTTCTCCATTTTCAACTGACGTTTTCTTTCATGCAGTGCCATGACACGCTGGTGCAGTTTGGTGGCTTCCTGGCATCCAACCTCAGCACTGAGGACTACATCAAGCGTGTTCCCCCCATTGATGTACTTTGTAACCAGTTTCATACTCCACATGACGCTGCGTTCTTCCTTTCTCGCCCAATGTACGCTCATCAAATATTGGTCAGTGGACACACTTGGCATGAGATGGGAGTTTTCTACTCATTGCACTCAAGACAGCAGTAGATCATCTGCtccctctattttttttttattttttttgctttcagtcAAAGTACGACGAGCTGAAGAAAGCAGAGAAAGGTAACCGCCAGCAGCAGAAGGTGCAGAAGTACGTGGCGGCTTGTGAGCAAGTCATGACACCTGTGCACGAGGCTGTGATGTCCCTCCATCCAGCCCGGGTTTGGGAAGACCTCCGCCCCCAGTTCTATGCCACCTTCTGGTCCCTTACCATGTATGACTTGGCTGTGCCCCACGCAGCCTACGAGCGTGAGATCAACAAGCTCAAGGCCCAGATCAAGGCCATTGACGAGAATACTGAAATAGTGAGTAATTGGCCCGAAACGTGAAACATTGAAATACCGTGTTGGCGTTTTACACTTAAGTCTTTTATGCAGTTATGATTTTTCCACTCTTCTATCATAAATGCAGTAGTTGAAGAAGGAAACGGTGTTTGAAGCTTTACCGTGCacaaaacatttgtatttattgtctAAATATTCTGCTTTTCTTCCACCGCAGCCTatgaataagaaaaagaaagagaaggaaCGCTGCACTGCTCTGCAGGAAAAActgcaggaggaggagaaaaagcaACTGGAGCACGTCCAAAGGGTGCTCCATCGCCTCAAACTGGAGAAAGACAAGTGGTTGATGACCAGTAAGTATTGTGCAATGCATACCCATGCAACCTACATAGTGTCTCTGAATCGTCCTCCTCCCCGTCTTTCTTAATAATACAACCTTACACATTATTCGACAGAATCTACCAAGAATGAGACCATTACAAAGTTCCTGCAGCTCTGTCTGTTCCCTCGTTGCATCTTCTCCTCCATCGACGCCGTTTACTGCGCCCGCTTTGTCGAGCTGGTACACCAGCAGATGACACCCAACTTCTGCACTCTCCTGTGCTATGACAGGGTAAGACAGTTGTTTGCACATGCAACTACACCCACTAGTTGTTTGCACATGCAACTACACCCACTTAATTCACCTATTGTTAGCAGAAGTGTCCTTGCTGAGTTCTTCTATAGCTTTAATAACGAAAATTATAACTATAATTGCTCATATCAGCAAGGAAAATCTGGTGATTACATTATTAAAGATTCAAAATTTACTTTAAGAATGTCGTTGGATTTCAAAACTTGCATATATATACAGCAACTGTTGACCATAATTCACTGGTGCGACTGATTTAgttctgtattttatttgtctAAGCATGCACAATGTGTTCTGTTGCTCTGTAGGTATTCTCGGCCATCATTTACACTGTGGCCAGTTGTACAGAGAATGAGTCTCACCGATATGGGCGGTTCCTTTGCTGCATGCTGGAGACGGTCACTCGCTGGCATAGCGATCGTGCTGTCTATGAGAAGGTATGGTATCATCCTAGCTTCAGTCGCGACAATCCgctcgcacgtgtgtgtgcgtggaaaGATAGCTTGATAGTACATTTAGTGTTGACATCAATCTATCTCAACTCTTGTGGTGTGGTCCAGGAATGTGGCAATTACCCCGGCTTCCTGACTATTTTGCGGGCTTCAGGATTTGATGGAGGTCAACAAGCCAATCCGCTCGATTATGAGAACTTCAGGCATGTGGtgcacaaatggcattacatgcTGACGAAAGTAAGCCACCGTAAATTGTCTATATTGGACTCTTGCCTTGGTCACAAGCAGACCAGAGTCTCTGTTAAAGGTATCCTCTCATGTATGCCTGTTTCTCTGTTCCATCTAGGCTTCGGTTCACTGCCTGGAAACGGGCGATTACACTCACATTCGAAACATCCTTATCGTTCTCATCAAAATCCTGCCATGTTACCCCAAGGTTTTGAATCTGGGCCAAGCGCTGGAGTATCGTGTCCACAAGATCTGCGttaaggagaaggagaagaggcCAGATCTCTATGCCTTAGCGATGGGGTAACATAGCATTGTGTGCAGTTGAGCGCTCTGTGGAGCTTTTAAATTCACTCCCATGAGGTTTATTTCTGTGATGCTGTTTTCTCACTTGATGACATGACCCATTAATTTTGCTTGAAGAAACACTCTATTCACCTGCGATGAAATTTGATATTCCGCCATCACCAACATTGATAGTATTTTCCACACCAGTCAGTGAAAATAATTATTGGCCTCAAACATAGTAAATTAAGTCAAAACACTCTCTGGGCAACATATCTGGTCTGGATGCAAGATTGTTCATCCGCAGGTGCATTTTAGagaacatgaaatgaaaaaaattggacTTACACCTGAAAAGATGTTTTATATAGGACACCTACTCGAATGAAACGGGGATCACTTCATCATTTCTTAATGTGAGGCAGCCAAAAGGCTCTGTCTCTTCCATCTCTTCCACATGAAACCTTTTATTAACCTTTTACATCTTGCAGCTACTCAGGTCGATTGAAAAGCCAGAAGGTGCGCATGGTGCCTGAGAATGAGTTTCACCACAAAGAACCACCAGCACGTAATGTTACTCCAGCCGGTCAGCAGAATGGCCCAGGCAGCACAGGCAAGCCCACAACAGCCATGATGAAGGGAGAGGATGGGTTGTCCGAAGATGGTGGTGAGTGACTTGACGTTGGCATCATTCTGATGAAAGCAGTGCATGGCAGCGCATTTGAGACAGTAATATCCTCGAATAATGTGGTTAAAAACAATGTGGCTTGTTTCCCTGCAGATCGGGGGAAGGATAAATTTCAGACTACAAAGCCAGTAAATAAAGCCAACAGTGCAGCAGCTAAAGTGACCGCCAGCAATGGAAATGGTGCTCTCAACAGGTGAGTGCTCCAGACATCACGTGTCTCGAGTGTTGACGAAGCCTCCAACTCTGCGTGGTAGTCTCAAATCTGTGGAACGCGAACGCCCCTTTTCGCAATTTGATTGAAAAACATACTGAGACCAATATTACTCTCGTTCCCGGGGCTGTACACAGAGACCAATGTGGGCGGTTCTGAACCCTCATTTACATTTATGGTacagcataaataaataaatagttatGCTAGTGCAATGAGCCTTTTGAAGGGTGGGGGAGGAGTGTACTAGTAACTCTCTGTACTATACCAAATGATTAAtaaaagtgcctttttttttgggcgaacAAAGCTTGAGTTggttagatttttaaaatgtagctAAAATTGTAATTATTGTTCTATATTTCATTGCCCATGTAATATGCTCTAAGTTGaaagtcaaacaacaaacaaaaaggaaaaaaaatcctagagTTTGTGCCCCTTTAGCAAAATGTCCTGCAAAccttttcaaggaaaataaaagCCTTTTCTCTTCCCAGCACCAAAACCATGAAAGAACGTGACGACAAAGAGAAGAGTGGCAaggagaaaaaagagaaaaaggaaaagacaCCTGGCAGCACTCCTGATACAAAGGCAGAGGCCCGCAGAGAAAAGCTGAGAGAGGAGAGAGCAGGGAAGGATGAGCGGGCGGTTCGCGAGGGTAAGGAGAAGACGCCCAAGGCGGACCGAGAAAAAGTCAAGGCCGAAGAGAAGATCAAAGATGACAAGTCCAAAGCAGGCAACGGGGAGTCCGTGGAGCCTTCCAGGGAGCGCGATGCCATCAAGGAGTCGAAGAGCAAGGAGAAAGGTGACAGGAGCGTTGTGGTCGGTTCTCGCAAGTCACCAGTTCCCAGATCGGAATCAGCTGATACTGAGAGGGGTAAGGAGCCTTCGTGAGACTATGCCATACCGTTTTTGCAAAGAATCATTTGAGCTGGCACAAAAATAAGAGCGTGCATTTGAGAAATAAGCTCTTGCCTCCTTTCAGATCACAAAAGACGAAAGCTCGACAGTCACTCTTCTCCATCCCACTCGTCGTCTGTAAAGGTTAGTATGGCTTGAGGAAGGCTGTGCCCATTACTTCTCTATCTGCCGGAGCGTTCCCTGCCGTTGCACAttccagcacccctgaagaTCACCAAGGAGGGTTTCCCTAAACACAGGCTGCATGGCATCTGGAAAGCCCCACCAAATCCATGAGGGCTTGAAAGCATTCCGTGGACACTGGCtgaatattttttcaagaaTTGGGAGGAATCTCCTGAAGGACTAAgtgaagaaaaattgtaaatattaaGTATTTTCATAATGAAATATTGATATATTTTCATACTAATGGAAGCGATCAGCGTGCCTTGggaagaaaacacattttgtataCGTTTCTATATTCctgatggatttttttaaaccttttttttttttacctttgcgGAAAATGGCGTGGCAATTCGCCCCCAAAAGCCCCTCCCCCAACTGAGAGTTTGCAacgtttcctccttttttttttttttgccaagctgAAAAGAGTTCCTGATTACTACGATGAAAGCATATTACTGCCCccaaaccccccgcccccctctcctATCGTTGCCAAATCCAGCGGAGAGCAGGATGTTGTTCTGCTGACGGAGTGCCTCTTTGCCTCCCCCACCTTCGATCGGCGTATGATCAATCCTCCCGTATGCAAGCTGCAAGTCACTTTGGTCCTGACAGCCCCCGCAGCGCTGCCTTGACAACGACAGCCGTCTGCATCAGCGGCCCCGCTACCTCCCGGCAAGCATTTCATTCCAAGGAGCCACCAGCAGCCGAGATCAACTGAGATGATGAATATCACAGTCTTGAATCATCCAAAA is a window of Hippocampus zosterae strain Florida chromosome 16, ASM2543408v3, whole genome shotgun sequence DNA encoding:
- the thoc2 gene encoding THO complex subunit 2 isoform X2, producing the protein MATLILPGEWVKNWEKTGKHEFVQLCKGLTEKIDHGCQLKDIQAALYELCWQVVQGNLKLDLAANVLGEMMELRDDMPSILADVFGVLDLETVALEEKNKRDHYIQLVGACLIFLPEAILKERLDPDTLESLGLIKQAHQFNQKIVKIKTKLFYKQQKFNLLREENEGYAKLITELGQDLSGNITSHIVLESIKSLIGCFNLDPNRVLDIILEVYESRSDQDDFFLPLIKSYMCEALTLCHILGFKFKFYQEPNEETPKSLYHIAAALLHHNLIELEDLYVHLLPLDAAIVEEHKLVISEAKQIARKLVMVVVPSDKGEDKEKEKEKEEEKIEQPPDNQKLGLLEALLRIGDWHHAQSIMDQMPSFYATSHKFIALALCQLLHLTVEPLYRGAGLPKGARGCVMHPLKNKRAPKPAESFEDLRREAFSMLGYLGPHLAHDPILFAKIVRLGKAFMKEYLCSEGLESKDKMETLLSCFLSVADQVLLPSLSLMECNACMSEELWGFFKLFPYHHRYRLYGQWKNETYSSHPLLVKVKAHTVEGARYIMKRLTKENVKQSGRQIGKLSHSNPTILFDYMLSQIQWYDNLIGPVVDSLKYLTSLNYDVLAYCIIEALANPEKEKMKHDDTTISSWLQSLASLCGAVFRKYPIELAGLLQYVTNQLKAGKSFDLLILKEVVQKMAGIEVTDEMTKEQLEAMTGGEQLKAEGGYFGQIRNTKKSSQRLKDALLDHELALPLCVLMVQQRNGVVFLESGDKDLKLVGHLYDQCHDTLVQFGGFLASNLSTEDYIKRVPPIDVLCNQFHTPHDAAFFLSRPMYAHQILSKYDELKKAEKGNRQQQKVQKYVAACEQVMTPVHEAVMSLHPARVWEDLRPQFYATFWSLTMYDLAVPHAAYEREINKLKAQIKAIDENTEIPMNKKKKEKERCTALQEKLQEEEKKQLEHVQRVLHRLKLEKDKWLMTKSTKNETITKFLQLCLFPRCIFSSIDAVYCARFVELVHQQMTPNFCTLLCYDRVFSAIIYTVASCTENESHRYGRFLCCMLETVTRWHSDRAVYEKECGNYPGFLTILRASGFDGGQQANPLDYENFRHVVHKWHYMLTKASVHCLETGDYTHIRNILIVLIKILPCYPKVLNLGQALEYRVHKICVKEKEKRPDLYALAMGYSGRLKSQKVRMVPENEFHHKEPPARNVTPAGQQNGPGSTGKPTTAMMKGEDGLSEDGDRGKDKFQTTKPVNKANSAAAKVTASNGNGALNSTKTMKERDDKEKSGKEKKEKKEKTPGSTPDTKAEARREKLREERAGKDERAVREGKEKTPKADREKVKAEEKIKDDKSKAGNGESVEPSRERDAIKESKSKEKGDRSVVVGSRKSPVPRSESADTERDHKRRKLDSHSSPSHSSSVKDNSNDPKESSSKHHVNYNSVARSKSRERELEKTDPENVLGRCKEKKEEKERKERKREIGMGEREASLEPKRRKDENGTILSSDSAKNSQCESPCASPPLAEKEKSKRSKSSSKEKGDSVKPERTSTGGKKESRRDKEKSEKKEKRDSSGGKEEKKQSSDKHR
- the thoc2 gene encoding THO complex subunit 2 isoform X1 encodes the protein MATLILPGEWVKNWEKTGKHEFVQLCKGLTEKIDHGCQLKDIQAALYELCWQVVQGNLKLDLAANVLGEMMELRDDMPSILADVFGVLDLETVALEEKNKRDHYIQLVGACLIFLPEAILKERLDPDTLESLGLIKQAHQFNQKIVKIKTKLFYKQQKFNLLREENEGYAKLITELGQDLSGNITSHIVLESIKSLIGCFNLDPNRVLDIILEVYESRSDQDDFFLPLIKSYMCEALTLCHILGFKFKFYQEPNEETPKSLYHIAAALLHHNLIELEDLYVHLLPLDAAIVEEHKLVISEAKQIARKLVMVVVPSDKGEDKEKEKEKEEEKIEQPPDNQKLGLLEALLRIGDWHHAQSIMDQMPSFYATSHKFIALALCQLLHLTVEPLYRGAGLPKGARGCVMHPLKNKRAPKPAESFEDLRREAFSMLGYLGPHLAHDPILFAKIVRLGKAFMKEYLCSEGLESKDKMETLLSCFLSVADQVLLPSLSLMECNACMSEELWGFFKLFPYHHRYRLYGQWKNETYSSHPLLVKVKAHTVEGARYIMKRLTKENVKQSGRQIGKLSHSNPTILFDYMLSQIQWYDNLIGPVVDSLKYLTSLNYDVLAYCIIEALANPEKEKMKHDDTTISSWLQSLASLCGAVFRKYPIELAGLLQYVTNQLKAGKSFDLLILKEVVQKMAGIEVTDEMTKEQLEAMTGGEQLKAEGGYFGQIRNTKKSSQRLKDALLDHELALPLCVLMVQQRNGVVFLESGDKDLKLVGHLYDQCHDTLVQFGGFLASNLSTEDYIKRVPPIDVLCNQFHTPHDAAFFLSRPMYAHQILSKYDELKKAEKGNRQQQKVQKYVAACEQVMTPVHEAVMSLHPARVWEDLRPQFYATFWSLTMYDLAVPHAAYEREINKLKAQIKAIDENTEIPMNKKKKEKERCTALQEKLQEEEKKQLEHVQRVLHRLKLEKDKWLMTKSTKNETITKFLQLCLFPRCIFSSIDAVYCARFVELVHQQMTPNFCTLLCYDRVFSAIIYTVASCTENESHRYGRFLCCMLETVTRWHSDRAVYEKECGNYPGFLTILRASGFDGGQQANPLDYENFRHVVHKWHYMLTKASVHCLETGDYTHIRNILIVLIKILPCYPKVLNLGQALEYRVHKICVKEKEKRPDLYALAMGYSGRLKSQKVRMVPENEFHHKEPPARNVTPAGQQNGPGSTGKPTTAMMKGEDGLSEDGDRGKDKFQTTKPVNKANSAAAKVTASNGNGALNSTKTMKERDDKEKSGKEKKEKKEKTPGSTPDTKAEARREKLREERAGKDERAVREGKEKTPKADREKVKAEEKIKDDKSKAGNGESVEPSRERDAIKESKSKEKGDRSVVVGSRKSPVPRSESADTERDHKRRKLDSHSSPSHSSSVKDNSNDPKESSSKHHVNYNSVARSKSRERELEKTDPENVLGRCKEKKEEKERKERKREIGMGEREASLEPKRRKDENGTILSSDSAKNSQCESPCASPPLAEKEKSKRSKSSSKEKGDSVKPERTSTGGKKESRRDKEKSEKKEKRDSSGGKEEKKHHKSSDKHR
- the thoc2 gene encoding THO complex subunit 2 isoform X3, which encodes MATLILPGEWVKNWEKTGKHEFVQLCKGLTEKIDHGCQLKDIQAALYELCWQVVQGNLKLDLAANVLGEMMELRDDMPSILADVFGVLDLETVALEEKNKRDHYIQLVGACLIFLPEAILKERLDPDTLESLGLIKQAHQFNQKIVKIKTKLFYKQQKFNLLREENEGYAKLITELGQDLSGNITSHIVLESIKSLIGCFNLDPNRVLDIILEVYESRSDQDDFFLPLIKSYMCEALTLCHILGFKFKFYQEPNEETPKSLYHIAAALLHHNLIELEDLYVHLLPLDAAIVEEHKLVISEAKQIARKLVMVVVPSDKGEDKEKEKEKEEEKIEQPPDNQKLGLLEALLRIGDWHHAQSIMDQMPSFYATSHKFIALALCQLLHLTVEPLYRGAGLPKGARGCVMHPLKNKRAPKPAESFEDLRREAFSMLGYLGPHLAHDPILFAKIVRLGKAFMKEYLCSEGLESKDKMETLLSCFLSVADQVLLPSLSLMECNACMSEELWGFFKLFPYHHRYRLYGQWKNETYSSHPLLVKVKAHTVEGARYIMKRLTKENVKQSGRQIGKLSHSNPTILFDYMLSQIQWYDNLIGPVVDSLKYLTSLNYDVLAYCIIEALANPEKEKMKHDDTTISSWLQSLASLCGAVFRKYPIELAGLLQYVTNQLKAGKSFDLLILKEVVQKMAGIEVTDEMTKEQLEAMTGGEQLKAEGGYFGQIRNTKKSSQRLKDALLDHELALPLCVLMVQQRNGVVFLESGDKDLKLVGHLYDQCHDTLVQFGGFLASNLSTEDYIKRVPPIDVLCNQFHTPHDAAFFLSRPMYAHQILSKYDELKKAEKGNRQQQKVQKYVAACEQVMTPVHEAVMSLHPARVWEDLRPQFYATFWSLTMYDLAVPHAAYEREINKLKAQIKAIDENTEIPMNKKKKEKERCTALQEKLQEEEKKQLEHVQRVLHRLKLEKDKWLMTKSTKNETITKFLQLCLFPRCIFSSIDAVYCARFVELVHQQMTPNFCTLLCYDRVFSAIIYTVASCTENESHRYGRFLCCMLETVTRWHSDRAVYEKECGNYPGFLTILRASGFDGGQQANPLDYENFRHVVHKWHYMLTKASVHCLETGDYTHIRNILIVLIKILPCYPKVLNLGQALEYRVHKICVKEKEKRPDLYALAMGYSGRLKSQKVRMVPENEFHHKEPPARNVTPAGQQNGPGSTGKPTTAMMKGEDGLSEDGDRGKDKFQTTKPVNKANSAAAKVTASNGNGALNSTKTMKERDDKEKSGKEKKEKKEKTPGSTPDTKAEARREKLREERAGKDERAVREGKEKTPKADREKVKAEEKIKDDKSKAGNGESVEPSRERDAIKESKSKEKGDRSVVVGSRKSPVPRSESADTERDHKRRKLDSHSSPSHSSSVKDNSNDPKESSSKHHVNYNSVARSKSRERELEKTDPENVLGRCKEKKEEKERKERKREIGMGEREASLEPKRRKDENGTNSAKNSQCESPCASPPLAEKEKSKRSKSSSKEKGDSVKPERTSTGGKKESRRDKEKSEKKEKRDSSGGKEEKKHHKSSDKHR
- the thoc2 gene encoding THO complex subunit 2 isoform X4; its protein translation is MATLILPGEWVKNWEKTGKHEFVQLCKGLTEKIDHGCQLKDIQAALYELCWQVVQGNLKLDLAANVLGEMMELRDDMPSILADVFGVLDLETVALEEKNKRDHYIQLVGACLIFLPEAILKERLDPDTLESLGLIKQAHQFNQKIVKIKTKLFYKQQKFNLLREENEGYAKLITELGQDLSGNITSHIVLESIKSLIGCFNLDPNRVLDIILEVYESRSDQDDFFLPLIKSYMCEALTLCHILGFKFKFYQEPNEETPKSLYHIAAALLHHNLIELEDLYVHLLPLDAAIVEEHKLVISEAKQIARKLVMVVVPSDKGEDKEKEKEKEEEKIEQPPDNQKLGLLEALLRIGDWHHAQSIMDQMPSFYATSHKFIALALCQLLHLTVEPLYRGAGLPKGARGCVMHPLKNKRAPKPAESFEDLRREAFSMLGYLGPHLAHDPILFAKIVRLGKAFMKEYLCSEGLESKDKMETLLSCFLSVADQVLLPSLSLMECNACMSEELWGFFKLFPYHHRYRLYGQWKNETYSSHPLLVKVKAHTVEGARYIMKRLTKENVKQSGRQIGKLSHSNPTILFDYMLSQIQWYDNLIGPVVDSLKYLTSLNYDVLAYCIIEALANPEKEKMKHDDTTISSWLQSLASLCGAVFRKYPIELAGLLQYVTNQLKAGKSFDLLILKEVVQKMAGIEVTDEMTKEQLEAMTGGEQLKAEGGYFGQIRNTKKSSQRLKDALLDHELALPLCVLMVQQRNGVVFLESGDKDLKLVGHLYDQCHDTLVQFGGFLASNLSTEDYIKRVPPIDVLCNQFHTPHDAAFFLSRPMYAHQILSKYDELKKAEKGNRQQQKVQKYVAACEQVMTPVHEAVMSLHPARVWEDLRPQFYATFWSLTMYDLAVPHAAYEREINKLKAQIKAIDENTEIPMNKKKKEKERCTALQEKLQEEEKKQLEHVQRVLHRLKLEKDKWLMTKSTKNETITKFLQLCLFPRCIFSSIDAVYCARFVELVHQQMTPNFCTLLCYDRVFSAIIYTVASCTENESHRYGRFLCCMLETVTRWHSDRAVYEKECGNYPGFLTILRASGFDGGQQANPLDYENFRHVVHKWHYMLTKASVHCLETGDYTHIRNILIVLIKILPCYPKVLNLGQALEYRVHKICVKEKEKRPDLYALAMGYSGRLKSQKVRMVPENEFHHKEPPARNVTPAGQQNGPGSTGKPTTAMMKGEDGLSEDGDRGKDKFQTTKPVNKANSAAAKVTASNGNGALNSTKTMKERDDKEKSGKEKKEKKEKTPGSTPDTKAEARREKLREERAGKDERAVREGKEKTPKADREKVKAEEKIKDDKSKAGNGESVEPSRERDAIKESKSKEKGDRSVVVGSRKSPVPRSESADTERDHKRRKLDSHSSPSHSSSVKDNSNDPKESSSKTARIPCPDCKRISHHITTQEDSLVIPLVEAALQDAEFHFVNYHRRSMHEVQGADIAE